The Pan troglodytes isolate AG18354 chromosome 7, NHGRI_mPanTro3-v2.0_pri, whole genome shotgun sequence genome has a window encoding:
- the LOC472831 gene encoding LOW QUALITY PROTEIN: putative nascent polypeptide-associated complex subunit alpha-like protein (The sequence of the model RefSeq protein was modified relative to this genomic sequence to represent the inferred CDS: inserted 1 base in 1 codon), whose protein sequence is MPGEATETVPAIEQQLLQPQAETGSGTESDSDESVPELEEQDSTQVTAQQVQLVVAAEIDEEPVSKAKQRRSEKKARKAMFKLGLQQVTGVTRVTIQKSKNILFVITKPDVYKXPASDTYMVFGEAKIEDLSQEAQLAAAEKFKVQGEAVSNIQENTQTPTVQEGSEEEEVDETGVEIKDIELVLSQANVWGAKAVRALKNSNDIVNAIMELTM, encoded by the exons ATGCCCGGCGAAGCCACAGAAACCGTCCCTGCTATAGAGCAGCAGTTGCTGCAGCCCCaggctgagacagggtctggaaCAGAATCTGACAGTGATGAGTCAGTACCAGAGCTTGAAGAACAGGATTCCACCCAGGTAACCGCACAACAAGTCCAGTTGGTGGTAGCAGCTGAAATTGATGAAGAACCAGTCAGTAAAGCAAAACAGAGGCGGAGTGAAAAGAAGGCACGGAAGGCTATGTTCAAACTGGGTCTTCAACAGGTTACAGGAGTTACTAGAGTCACTATCCAGAAATCTAAGAATATCCTCTTTGTCATCACAAAACCAGATGTCTACA AGCCCGCTTCGGATACCTACATGGTTTTTGGGGAAGCCAAGATTGAAGATTTATCTCAGGAAGCACAACTAGCAGCTGCTGAGAAATTCAAAGTTCAAGGTGAAGCTGTCTCAAACATTCAAGAAAACACACAGACTCCAACTGTACAAGAGGGCAGTGAAGAGGAAGAGGTCGATGAAACAGGTGTAGAAATTAAGGACATAGAATTGGTCCTGTCACAAGCAAATGTGTGGGGAGCAAAGGCAGTCCGAGCCCTGAAGAACAGTAATGATATTGTAAATGCTATTATGGAATTAACAATGTAA